TGGAGAGACACCGTTCAGTTGGGAAAAGATGTTTCCTTTGATGTTTTGGCGGCGGCTCCGGGAAGAGTGGTTACGAAACTTTGGGATGATTGGTTTGGTAACACGGTGATCCTTGAACACACAGCTCACGATGGCACGAAGTACCGCACGATCTACATGCATCTGCGCGATGGATTTTCTCACGATGTAAAATCGGCGCGTGCGATGGTGCCACCGGATAAAAACGCCAATGATAATTGGGCGAAGTATGCTCGTTATGCCAAGTACACTCCTTTAAAACTTTTTTGGGGTCAGGAATCAGACACCATTGCCGTGAACGTCGGTGACTGGGTGAGGATGGGGCAATACATTGGAAAATCCGGAAATACCGGAGCGGGTGGCGCTGGTAACGGACTTAATAATGACGGAACTCCTTTTGATAAAATCAGAGCCAACAACCACTTGCATTTTATGCTCACGGTGCCGAACCCGCAAACTCCCGACGAGTGGGTGTTTATCGATGCCTTCGGTGTTTACAATCAAGTGAGTTCCGGTTGCTACGCTTCGACAAAAGAGGTGGAATATCCTCGCTTTTTTGTACCATGGGCTTTCAGTGGCAACCGTTTTGGAAGCATTTGGGGAAAATAGTTTACTCTGACGCCTTGATTTCTTTCCTTGTGGACAGTCTTATTGTAAAAGTAAGAGATTCGACGCAGGGAAAAAGTATGATGTCGCCTAATGAGGCCTTGGCAAAAGCAAAAAATATCTTGGATGAGGGGGGAGTTATCGGTCTTCCCACTGAGACTGTTTACGGCCTTGCTGCGCGCATTGATATTCCCTCTGCCATCGAAAAGATTTTTACGACAAAAGAGCGCCCTTTTTTTGATCCCTTGATTGTGCATGTCGCTTCCATTGAGCAAGCTAAAAAAGTAACGGCTTATTGGGGACCTGCTTCCGAAGCTTTGGCTGAAGCTTTTTGGCCGGGGCCTTTAACAATGATTTTGCCGCGCGACCCTTCAGTGAATTTGATGATCACGTCAGGTTTGGAATCTGTCGGGATTCGTATGCCAAACCATCCATTGGCGTTGGAACTTTTGCGCCAAGTGGGCATGCCTTTGGCGGCTCCCAGTGCGAATAAATTTGGAAGAACGTCACCGACTTCGGCAGGCCACGTTCGTGTTGAGTTTAAAAATGAAAATGTCTTTGTCGTCGACGGAGGAGACTGTCAAATCGGCATCGAATCCACGGTTTTGTTGGTTCGTCACCGTCCTGATAAGGTAGAGCTATCGATCCTTCGCCGCGGTCATATTTTAAAATCCGATATCGCACGCGTTTTGACTGAAAAAGGTTTTACTTTCGAATTTATCGAGCAGATCGACAAGCGTGAATCTCCGGGACATATGAAACATCATTATATGCCTCCGGTTCCGCTGATAGTTTGCAATGACATCACCAGAACTCCCGAGAGTGTTCTTAGGGAAGTAAATACCAAGCTTGGTGAACTTCCTGATGAAATTGAAAGTATTAAGATCATCAAACCTGAAGGTGGTATTCACACTCACGCGGTTTTAAAACTTTCTGAGGACCCGGTCTTAGCAACGCGGGAGTTTTACGGAAAACTGCGTGAAGTGGCAGCCCAAGGTCCAGACTGCATTCTATTTTACCGTGAAGCTCATCAATCCGGAGAGCGTTGGGAATCCTTGTTTGATCGTTTGAACAAAGCGGCGTCTTTGATTCTCTAAACTCATTTCGAACACAATCTTAAGAAACTTCTGACAATTTCCGTTTTCAAAGATCGCTACACTGATGTTGACCACAAGGGGAGGGGCCTTATGATCAACACGCTAGCATACGCCAGTTTTGAAAAAGTATCTTTGAACCTTCAATCCTTTTATCAGTTGCGACTCAATCGCATTCACAAGTTCAGAGCGAAGATTGAAATTCGCTCTGAGGTCGGTCCGTTTGAAATGAAAACGGTCACGGATGTGGAAGAACTTAAAGAGGCGCTGGCTTTGCGCTATGAGGTTTTCCATAAAGAGATGATGGGGAAAAAAGCTCCTCGCGGAATTGATGTCGATGAATTCGACTTTGATTGTGATCACCTTATTATTAAGGACAAACGCAGCAACCGTATCGTCGGTACATACCGTCTGAATTGTTCTTTGTTCACTCAAAATTTTTATTCGGCCAAAGAATTTATGATGGCTAATGTCATGCAGTACCCCGGCGTAAAATTGGAATTGGGACGCGCCTGCATTCATAAAGACTTCCGCCGTGGTGTTTTGATTTCTCTACTGTGGCGAGGCATTGCAGAATACATGGCAGCTTCCGAAGCAAAAGTGCTTTTTGGTTGTGCCACTGTGAAAACAGATGACCCGCGTGATGCGGCTCTTCTGACTCGTTACTTTGAAGAAGAAGGTCGAATCCTCACGGGATTCCGCACTCGTCCGACTTTAAAGTTTACGATGCCGATGTTGAATTACTTTTTGGATGAAGTTCGCGGCCCTCTCACGGAGACTCAGAAAGCGCAAGCCGAAGAACTTCTTCCACCTCTTTGCCGTGCTTATCTTAAAATCGGAGCTTCTATCGGCGGGGAACCGGCGTGGGATCAAGAATTCCAATGCATCGACTTCCTCACGATTCTTCAGCGCGAAGATTTAAACCGCACTCTTTGGAAAAAGTTTAAATTAGATTCGACGGAAGTATAGTTTTTGATTTCTCACACGACGGAGTGAGCTGAGTTTTATCAGAATGTCCGTCTTCATTTGGTGTCCCTCCATATTCCCGACTACCCTTTCCTCAGGGTAGGAGGGGATATGCGTTCAAATATTTGGAAGGGCACTATCAGCTTCGGACTTTTAAACATACCCGTGACTTTGCAGAGCGCTCAACAAGATCGAGATCTGCATTTTTCACTGCTTGATGAAAAAGATCTTTCGCACATCAAGTATCAAAGAATCAATGCTAAAACCGGGAAAGAAGTTCCTTACGATCGCATCGTTAAAGGCTATGAATATAAGTCAGGCCAATACGTGATCATGAACGATGCGGATTTTGATCGAGCCAACGTGAAGGCGACAAAAACAATCGAAATCGAAGACTTCGTTCTTTTGGATGATATTGATACGATGCTTTTTGAAAAGCCCTACTACATTGCCCCTCAAAAAGGTGCTGAAAAAGGATATTTCCTTTTACGGGAAGCGCTTGAACATACCCGCAAAGTCGCTATTGCGAAAATCGTGATTCGCACGAAACAACACCTGGCTGCGGTAATGCCTCGGGGTGACTATTTGATTTTAGAAATTCTGCGTTTTTCCCACGCGGTAAAACAAATCGATGAAGTAGATTATTTAAGGGAAGTAAACAAGGCTGTTAAATTTTCCCCTCGTGAACTTAAAATGGCTGAAGACCTTATCAAAGGCATGACTGCGAAGTGGCGGCCCGACAAATATAAAGATACTTACTACGACGACATCATGAAACGTATTGAAGCCAAGGTGAAACAAGGTCGCGGTAAATACATCGAAGAACCTGTCAAAGAGGAACGCATTCAGGAATCTTCCAATGTGGTCGATCTGTTGCCTCTTTTGCGTAAAAGCCTTGAAGCCCGTCAAACGAAGAAAACCCGTGGTGCCCCTGCAGCGGCTCGTAAGGCCGCTGGTGGAAGGAGAGTAAGTCATGCCTCTTCGAGAGTACATTAAGAAACGCGACTTCACGAAAACACCGGAGCCTCGCTCTTCTCCGAAAAAGAAAAAGGGGAAAGAGGCTCCGCTGATGTTTGTGGTGCAAGAACATCATGCTTCGCATTTACATTATGATTTTCGTTTGGAATGGGGCGGAGTTTTAAAAAGTTGGGCCGTGCCGAAAGGTCCGTCGATGGACCCTAAAACGAAGCGCCTTGCTGTCGAAACAGAAGATCATCCACTGTCCTATGGAACATTTGAAGGCGTTATTCCTAAAGATCAATACGGCGCAGGCCGAGTTTATATTTGGGATACCGGAACGTGGGAACCGATCGGCAATGCTCGAGAAGGATTTAAAAAAGGGCATCTTGAATTTAAACTCAAAGGCAAAAGGCTTCACGGTCATTGGATCTTGGTCAAAACCCAACGTGGTTCGGGAAGCAAAGCTCAGTGGCTGTTAATTAAACGAACCGATGAATACGCATCGACCGGAGAAGAATTAAAAAAAAAGTCCGTAAAAAAAATCCCGCAATTCATCTCGCCGGAACTCGCAGAACTCGCCAAGGAACCACCGGAAGGGGAAAAGTGGCTACACGAAACAAAGTATGACGGCTACCGCACGCAAGCGCATATCGAAAAAGGAAAAGTAAATCTTTATACGCGCAGCGGACTTGATTGGACAAACAAATATCCTTACGTCGCCGAAGCCATTGCGCAATTACCAGTACAGAACGCCATTGTTGACGGAGAGGTCGTGTGGGTTGATGCCGAAGGACGAACTGATTTTCAAAAATTACAAAATGCTTTGAAAGAAAAAAACCAGGGACGGTTAGTCTATTATGCTTTTGATCTTTTATTTTTAAATGGCGAAGACTGTCGGGAATTTCCACTGCGAGAACGAAAACACCGTCTTGAAAAATTGGTGCACTCTTTAAAACACCCTTTGATTCGCTATAGTGATCATATCGAAGGTCATGCGAAAGCATTTTTGGAAACGGCCTGTGCTTACAAACTAGAGGGAATCATTTCGAAAAACAGTGAAAGTTTATATTCTTCTGGTCGGAGTGGATCTTGGATTAAAACAAAATGCAAAATGCAGCAAGAGTTTGTCGTTGGCGGCTACGCTGAAGGAAAAGGAGCCAGAGCGAGCTTCGGAGCGTTACTTTTAGGAGTCTATGAAGGTGGCAAGCTCAAGTACGCTGGCAAAACGGGAACAGGATTCACCGAAAAATCAGCTACGGATGTTTTAAAAAAATTAAAACGCCTTGAAACCTCCAAATCTCCTTTTTCTTTGAATGCTCCGAAAGGGAAGGGCCTGCATTGGGTGAAGCCCGAACTTGTCGCTGATGTCGCTTTTGCCAATTGGACAAATGACGACATCTTGCGAACGGCCGTTTTTCATGGATTGCGTGAAGACAAGCCCGCAAAAGAAGTGAAAATAGAAAAAGCAAAACCGCTTGAGGAAATCGCAGAGGTTGAGAAACCAAAAAAAGGATTTAAACCTGCAAAAAATCTTGAGCCTCTCAGAGCGATTTCAAATCCGGATAAAGTCCTTTTTAAAAAAGAAGGTATAACTAAGCTTGAGGTCGCGCGGTATTATCAGGATATTGCTTCGCTAATTCTTCCTCATATTGCAGATCGTCCTTTAGCTCTTTTAAGATGCCCGGAAGGAACATCAAAAAAATGTTTTTTTCAAAAACACATATCAGGCGAAATTCCTCCTGACATCACACCGGTGACCATCAGGGAAAAAAGCGGTTCTAAGGATTACCTCACGATTGATTCCAAAGAGGGACTGTTGTCGTTGACTCAAATGGGTGCATTTGAAATGCACGCGTGGGGATGCCATAGTGGCAATATCGAATATCCTGATCAGATAGTGATGGATTTAGATCCCGGACCCGGAGTTGAGTGGGATCATGTTATTGAAGCTGCTTTCAAACTTCGTGAAATTTTTGATGGTATTGATTTAAAAAGTTTCGTGAAGATTTCCGGAGGTAAAGGTCTGCATGTTCAGGTGCCGATTGCGCCACTTTACTCTTGGGAGCAGATCAAAAGTTTCACCAGAACGGTAGGCGAAGAACTGGTCTCGCGTCATCCCGACGAATACACCGTCGTCATGTCGAAACAAAAACGAAGCAAAAGAATCTTTATTGATTACCTGAGAAACGGACGCGGTGCCACGGCTGTTGTGCCGTATGTGTTAAGGGCGCGTCCAATGAGCAGTGTGGCCATGCCTTTGTCCTGGGAAGAGCTTCTAGATATTGAGGGACCTGACGTGTTCACTTTAAAAAGAACTTATGAACATTTAAGTAAACGTAAGAAAGATCCATGGCGAGACTTTTTTAAGAAAGAACAAAAGATCTCAATTCTTAAGCCGACAGTTGCTAGTGGTTAGGACTTATTTCATAGTGAAGATATGACACAAACACTTCCCAAAGAACTTACAAGTCTTGTCGATTGGTCGGTCAGTGAGTTAGGACGCGTGATTGAGTCCGAGCTGGGCACCAAAGGTTTTCAAAGAATTGAAAACATCCGTCGCTATGTCAAATCTGATAATGGTCAAAGCCTGCAAGGTCTTCTGAAACTGAAAAAAGATTTAGCGTCTTTGTCGTCTAAAGAGCGTTATGACATCGCTCATTCGTTTTCACTGATGTTGGAACTTATCAATGCCTGCGAGGCCGCTTATCGCACTTTTCGTCTTAAAGAAGAATTTAAAAAAGAAACTTTGGAGTCACACAGATACGGTCGTATCATTCATGTTTTGACGGCTCATCCGACAGAATCCCGTAATCCCGACATCATTTATTATTTTAAAAAGATTCAAACGCTTTTAGAAAAACATTTAGATCACTCTGAAGACCAAGATTTACAGGACCTGCACGTCTTAATTAAATGGGTGTGGCGCATTCCCATGTCCAAACAAAGAAAGCCCTCGGTGATGGATGAGGCCGAGTATATTTACTCCTTGGCTTTGCAAAAAGATATTTTGGATGTGTTCATTCAACAAAGAAAACTAAAGCTGCCATTTTATATTCGTACCTGGGTCGGTGGAGATAAAGACGGTCATCCCGGTGTCGATGAAAAGACGATGCTCGGAAGTTTGCAGATGGCGCGAGGATTTTTGCTGGAATGGATTCACGAAAAACTGCGAAACTATTTTGCTGACCTAGAGCCACTTGCACATTCTTGGGACAAAAAGAAAGTTCAGGCCCTTATTCTGCAATCAAAAAAAATCAGATCGCATCTGACGAAAATTCAAAAAATTCGCACGGGAGACTCTCATCGAGTCCACGCGCTAAAACAGATTCTGGATCAGACCGCGAAGACTTATAAAAGTATCTTTACTGTAGAATCCCCAAGCCTTTTTGAAATTCGCGAATTAATGAAGATTTTCCCGGGCCTTGTGGTTCCTTTGGAGCTTCGTGAAGACAGCTCTTTGGTGCATGAATCTTTAAAGGGAAGCCCTCGTAAATATGCTATTTCGAGAATGCTTAAGGCCTTGGCGCAGATCTCACCTCAACATGATCCCCGGTTTTATGTGCGTGGATTTGTTCTAAGTCATACCGAGTCCGCTCAAGATATTATTGCCGGAATTTCGCTTGCTGAAAGATTTTTGGGAAAGGCGCGTTTGCCCATAGTCCCTCTTTTTGAAAGTGCTAATGCTTTAGAATCTGGCGTCTCTATCATCGAAGAATTTTTGAAAAGTCCCCAGCGTCGTCAGCTTATTCAAAAGTATTGGTCCAAAAAATTGGAAGTGATGGTGGGATACTCGGATTCTGCGAAAGAAAACGGTTCTTTCCCATCGCGTTTTTTAATTCACTCTGCCCTGGAGCGTTTGGAAGCGGCTATCAAAAAACACGGTCTCGTTCCCATTTTCTTCCACGGTTCTGGGGGAAGCGTGGAGCGGGGAGGCGGTTCGGTTCAAGAGCAAACTGAGTGGTGGCCTGAGTCAGCGTTAGCAACCGTGAAAGCCACCGTTCAGGGAGAAATGATTTATCGCAACTACACGTCGCCAGAAATTCTTTTAAGGCAGCTTGAAAGATTTGCGGCGGCTCGTGATCAGGGAAGAAAGAAAGTCCCAGCCAAAGAATCCGTGGAAAAAGACCTGCAAAGGCTTTCTGATTTTGTGCAGAATGAATATCGTGAGATTTTGAAAGCCCCGCACTTTTTAGAACTAATCGAGTGGGCGACGCCGTATTCGTTTATGAAAGACTTGCGAATGGGTTCGCGTCCGTCGAAACGCCAAGGTGCCGTTGATTTAACAAATCTCCGGGCGATTCCGTGGGTGCTTTGCTGGACCCAGACACGAGCGCTGTTCCCGAGTTGGTGGGGTGTCGGGAGTTTTTGGCAAACACTTTCATCAGAAGAAAAATCTCGATATCAAAAAGCTTTTGCGCAAAGTTCTCTTTTTAGGTCCTATATTAAAGTTTTGGGATTTACTTTAGAAAAAATCGAGTTGGATATTTTTGCGATGTATCTGCATTCTTCGCGTCTTCCTAAAGAAGTGGCCGATTCATTTGTCGCACGCTTTGAAAAAGAGTTTGCGGCTTGTAAGAAAGCCGTTCACGAAATCACCGGAGAGAAAAGTCTTTTGTGGTATCGCCCTTGGTTAGAAACCAGTATTTCACTGCGTTCTCCGTTGATTCATCCTTTGAATGTCCTGCAGCTTTTGGCGCTGCAAGACAAAGACATTCTTCTTTTGCGAGAAACTGTTACGGGTATCGCGAGTGGTATGTTGACGACCGGTTAAATGACAGTCTCATCGGTGCATCTTTGACTCTGGCATTCTCTTTGAATAGAGCTATTCAGGGTGGAAAATCTGGTAGCAAAAAGCTCCAGCCATCACAAAGGGGGATTTATGAGTAAAGGCGCTTTGATTCTAGCAACTGGTTTTCTCTTTGTTGTTCAAGCTAAAGCTTTGAATTTAGGAACTGTCGAAATCGCGGGAAATGCCTGCGAAAACCAAGTTGGAACTCATGATGTCACGGAAGTGAGCGAAGGGCGTTTTGTCATTCCCACTGGATTGTATCTGAAAAAAGAAGAAGACAAGCGTATCGCGAGAGGCACGTGTACTTTTGCTCTTCCTCTTAAGGCATCAGTCGGGAAGAAAATTGTAGTTTCTGACAGTCATCAATTAGCAAGTCTTCGCGCTTATCCTGCGCAAACAAAAGCACGCATTGATTTGGAAATTTTTAAAGCGGGCAGCCAAGGCGTAAAACAAATCTTGGAAGTCGAGGCCATCGACCAAGCTTCCAAAGTAAATAAATCTTTGGGTCAACAAGAGGCCATGGTTGAAACCGAGTGTGGAGGCTCTGCCATCCTTCGCGGGAATTTAGCCGCAACATTGATGGGCGAAGGAAAAGCCAGAGCCTTTGCGCGCAATCTTTACCTTAATATCGCAGAAGTCGACTGCAATTAAGGATTGGGGTTGGCAAAGTAAACTCACTTCTGCGTTCTGGGCGAACGTAGGAAACTCCTTAAAACGCCTTGCAAATGAGGAAGACCTAAGAATCTTATTTTGTGCGCCCAGAGTTGTCCGCAAGACCCTTGACGATTTTAGCCCAAGCGGATTTAAATGAAGTCTGTGGAAGAAATTCAAGCCGGACTTCGCGGAGTCTACAGATTTATTTTATTCGTTCTTGTGATCCTCAGTTTTCTTATGTGGTCTTTTGTTTGCCATTGGACGATTCGCGATCCTGAAAAACGTCTTCGTCGCTTTTCTCGCAACACACAGTTTTTCTGTGGTTTGATGATCAAAGGATTGGGCTTAAAACTCAACGTCGTTAACAAGCCTTCTGATGATCAGAAATTTTTAGTCGTCAGCAATCACATGGGTTTTGTAGATATTCTTTCATTGGCGACGTGTTTCCCCATGCTCTTTGTGACTTCAAATGAAATGCGCGAAACTCCGTTTTTAGGACTTCTTACGGAAATGGGTGGCTGCATTTATGTTGAGCGACGTAGCCGCACGAAAATTTTAGATGAAATGAAATCCATAGTTTCCTCTCTGAAAAATGGTTTCAGAGTCGTCTTGTATCCAGAAGCAACGTCTACAAACGGTGAAAAAGTTTTGCCATTTAAAAAGACTTTGATGATGGCGGCCGCACAAGCGGGCGTGCCGATTCAGCCTGTCGTCATTAACTTCCGTGAAATCAATGGCGAAGAATTTTCGCTCAAGTGGCGCGACCATGTTTGTTGGTACGGTGACATTCCTTTTGTCACTTCAATGTGGAAGACCATGACCTTGAAATCTGTCACGGCGGAAATTGAGTTTTTAGAACAAATCCACACAACAGTCGAAGATGACCGTGGTGTGATTGCCGAAAAAGCTCATGCAATGATTGCGGCGAAGTTTGTACCTGTAAAAGGCCTTCCTGATACGGCCCCGACTCCTGCCGACATGGAAGCAGATCCTACTTGATTTCATAATTTAGATATGTAAATAATGTGTAAATGAAGAAGATCATTCATGTCGACATGGACTGCTTTTACGCGGCCGTGGAGGTGAAATACCGCCCAGAACTCAAAGGGAAGCCTTTAGGAATCGGTGGACCTCCAAACACTCGCAGTGTTCTTACGACCGCAAGCTACGAGGCACGCAAATTTGGTGTGCGCTCGGCCATGCCTTCTTCGCAAGCTGTGCGTTTGTGCCCGCAGTTGATTTTAGTTCCTCCGCATTTTGACTTGTACAAAGCTGAGAGTCGCAAAGTCCGTGAAATTCTTCAAAGATTCACAAACAAAATTGAACCGTTGTCGTTGGATGAAGCGTATTTAGATGTCACTGAGTGCACTCAATTTGGTGGCAGTGCCACGCTGATTGCCCAAGAAATCCGTCGTTTGATTTACACAGAACTCAATCTCACGGCCTCAGCTGGTGTAGCTCCAAATAAGTTCCTCGCAAAGATCGCCAGCGATTGGAAAAAACCCAACGGTCAATTCGTGATCCGTCCGCAAGATGTTTCAGCTTTTGTGAAAGACCTTCCGGTTGAAAAAATCTTTGGCGTTGGCAAAGTAACCGCGCAAAAGATGCACGATCTGGGTCTTTACACTTGTGGTGACATTCAGAAGTATACGGTCTTAGAGCTTCAGACTTGGTTCGGTTCTCGCGCCCAAGAACTTTATGACTTTGCTCGCGGTGAAGATCACCGTGAAGTGATCACCGAGTGGGAAAGAAAATCTCTCACGGTGGAAGAGACCTTCAATAAAGATCTGCAAACTTTGGAAGATTGTCTTAAGACTCTTCCGCCGATTTATGAAGACTTCCTCTATCGTCTTGAAAAAGGGGAGTATCAAGATCGCATCAAAGGTATTGTCGTGAAATTAAAGTTCTTCGATTTTAAACAGACAACATGCGAAGAAGTTTTTCATGAAGTTCCTGTCATCGAAGATTTTGAGCGCTTGCTTGAGAACGCGTGGAATCGTCGTGGAGTTCCGGTGCGACTTGTGGGGCTTGGAGTTCGTTTGGGATCACAGAAGAAAGAATCCCCACGCATTGACTCATCGCAATTAAGATTCGCAATCTAAAGTACTTCTGCTGTCTCAATTATTTTTTCGAAAACCTTTTAGTGGTGCGCTTTGTTTTGGCACTTTCGTTGCTTCCTTGTCGGACTGCTCAATGGGCGGTGCCAAAGAGACATCGCTTTAAAAGAAAGGACCACTATGAAGAAGATTATTCTATCAGGGCTTCTCATCACCACTTTGTTTTGTAATACAGGCTGTGATTCTTCGGATATTGCAGCAGGAGCTATCGGCGTTGCCATCGGCATTGGCATTGGTGCCGGCGACCATGGCCATGGTCACCATCATGATCGTCGTCCTCCACGTTATCGTGAATGCGGAAGATATCGCTGTTATGAAGCCAACACGCAAATTGATTTGGGAACAAATCCAGAAGCTGTGGCATTCGCTCAAAGACATCAAATAAGCCTGCAAGCTGCAGAGCAAATTCAAGATGCTTTTGCGAAAGTATCAACAGAGGGCTTGAATGCCTTTACTCGCATTGGTTTGAATCAGAAAGACATCAAAGCGATCAGCAAAAGAAGTCTTCCAGATCCAGACTCTTTAGCGTTAATGGCGCAAAAATTAGATATGTCACAGGCGCAAGCGCGCGATTTAATGAAAGCCGTAGTTGCTGATTTTGATGCCCAGGCATCTGATGTGAGCAGTGCTTATTGGCAATCGTGCATGGCTAAAGGAAAGTGGAAAACTCCGCAAAATATGATTTGCAAAAAAACTTTCTGGCCTGGTTGCAGTCCTGAAACGGGCGCGACTCTTTGTTATTAATATGTCCTTTGGCAGAGTCAGGACCTTAGGGTCTTGGTCTCTGCCGCTCTCTTCGAGTAAAATATTTTTGAAGGGAGATTTTATGATCAGCCTCTGGATTGTTATTTTAACTATGGCGATTGTTCTTGCGGGAGCTTACTTCGTTTACAAAATGAATAAAACGGATGCTCTTAAAGTGGACCGTCGTCATCGTCATCATCCGAAAACTTAAATCTCATTCTGAGACAACCCAGGTTTTTGGCATAAATTTGGTATTTCAAAAAAGTATGAAATACCTTCTGAGGAAGTGCCTTTTTTATTTTCGTCTCAAAAAGAATCCTAGAAAACTTTTTTCCATTCGTCTTCTTTAAACCCGACAAGATGAATATCGTCACCGATGACGAACGGTCTTTTCACCAACTTGCCGTTTTCAGAAAGAAGTTTGATCGCTTCAGCTTCAGTCATAGACGGAAGCTTTTCGCTCAGCTTCATTTCTTTATAGACAAGGCCTGACGTATTAAAGAGATTGCGAATGCCGCCGCCGCGTTCTTTCAAAGCGGCAAGCATTTCTTTAAGTTCTTTTTGTGAAGGAGCTTTATCGACAATAGGAAGTTTGTCGTATTTCACTTTCTTAGCATCTAAGATTTTCAAAGCCTTCACACATGTGGAACATTTCGCGTATTCGTAAACTTTAAGCATTGCTCTTCACCAACCAGCCGCACATTTTATAAAGAATGCGGGCGCCGACGTTGCCGTCCCACTCCACTTCGTGCTCTTCAAGGCCGCCAGTAGAAACTTCATTCAAGTCAAAAGCGATGATCTTGCGACCCGAAGCATGAACTTCGCGGAACAAGAAGAACACTTGATCGACACTCAAGCCACCTGGAACTGGAGTTCCTGTGTGAGGGCAGAACGCAGGATCAAGACCGTCGATATCAAAAGAGATATAAACGTTTTGCGGAAGTTCTTTGATGATGTCCTTACAAACTTGTTCCCAAGTTTCGCCTTTCAAAAGACGACGCTTTAAATCCAAGTCATAGAATGTTTTGATGTCTTCGCGAGAATTGCTGAAGTCATATTCTTCTTCGCAGAAATCACGAATACCGATTTGTACTAGTTTTTTTGGTTTCTTCGCATCTGTCATCACGTTGTACATGATCGATGCGTGAGATTGTTTGAAACCTTGGTAGGCTTTGCGTAAATCTGCATGGGCATCGATATGGAGCACGCCAAAGTCGCCTTTAAACTTGTCACTCACCGCACGGATCGCTCCCAAAGGAGTTGAGTGGTCTCCGCCGACAAGACCCAAAAGCTTTCCCTTTTTCAAAACGTCAGAGCACTGGTCATAAACCCATTGAGTCATCTCTTCGCAAGCCGTGTTCACTTGCGCTGCGAGAGAGTTCATTTTGGCTTCATCTTCGCTGAGGTTTGTTCGCATTTCGATAAGCTCTTGCGCCACGGCCTTGAACTTGTCGTTCATTTTACAAAGATCTTCCGGGAAGTCGCGCATGTGGTAGCCGACTTCGTAAGCCTTGCCGACTTCGATGTCAAAAAGGTCAATCTGTTCACTGGCTTGGCGGATGATTTGAGGGCCGCGAGAAGCGCCTTCACCGTAGGAAGTCGTAACCTCCCAGGGAACCGGAACCAAAACGACTTTGGATTCTTCCTCCGTCATAGGGATTCCAAAGATGCCGAACTCAGCAGAAATGGTCGTAGTTGGATCGAATTTTACCGTCTTTTCAGACATTTATTTTCTCCTTAGAAAGACTAACTTATATAACATTTAAGCATGGCGTCAATCGAGCAATAACTTGATTATTTTTCTCGCATAACCCATTTTAAGCGCACTTTGGGAACTATTGAAATTCCCTACGAAATTCTTTGGAGGAAA
This region of Bdellovibrio sp. BCCA genomic DNA includes:
- a CDS encoding phosphoenolpyruvate carboxylase encodes the protein MTQTLPKELTSLVDWSVSELGRVIESELGTKGFQRIENIRRYVKSDNGQSLQGLLKLKKDLASLSSKERYDIAHSFSLMLELINACEAAYRTFRLKEEFKKETLESHRYGRIIHVLTAHPTESRNPDIIYYFKKIQTLLEKHLDHSEDQDLQDLHVLIKWVWRIPMSKQRKPSVMDEAEYIYSLALQKDILDVFIQQRKLKLPFYIRTWVGGDKDGHPGVDEKTMLGSLQMARGFLLEWIHEKLRNYFADLEPLAHSWDKKKVQALILQSKKIRSHLTKIQKIRTGDSHRVHALKQILDQTAKTYKSIFTVESPSLFEIRELMKIFPGLVVPLELREDSSLVHESLKGSPRKYAISRMLKALAQISPQHDPRFYVRGFVLSHTESAQDIIAGISLAERFLGKARLPIVPLFESANALESGVSIIEEFLKSPQRRQLIQKYWSKKLEVMVGYSDSAKENGSFPSRFLIHSALERLEAAIKKHGLVPIFFHGSGGSVERGGGSVQEQTEWWPESALATVKATVQGEMIYRNYTSPEILLRQLERFAAARDQGRKKVPAKESVEKDLQRLSDFVQNEYREILKAPHFLELIEWATPYSFMKDLRMGSRPSKRQGAVDLTNLRAIPWVLCWTQTRALFPSWWGVGSFWQTLSSEEKSRYQKAFAQSSLFRSYIKVLGFTLEKIELDIFAMYLHSSRLPKEVADSFVARFEKEFAACKKAVHEITGEKSLLWYRPWLETSISLRSPLIHPLNVLQLLALQDKDILLLRETVTGIASGMLTTG
- a CDS encoding lysophospholipid acyltransferase family protein, translated to MKSVEEIQAGLRGVYRFILFVLVILSFLMWSFVCHWTIRDPEKRLRRFSRNTQFFCGLMIKGLGLKLNVVNKPSDDQKFLVVSNHMGFVDILSLATCFPMLFVTSNEMRETPFLGLLTEMGGCIYVERRSRTKILDEMKSIVSSLKNGFRVVLYPEATSTNGEKVLPFKKTLMMAAAQAGVPIQPVVINFREINGEEFSLKWRDHVCWYGDIPFVTSMWKTMTLKSVTAEIEFLEQIHTTVEDDRGVIAEKAHAMIAAKFVPVKGLPDTAPTPADMEADPT
- the dinB gene encoding DNA polymerase IV is translated as MKKIIHVDMDCFYAAVEVKYRPELKGKPLGIGGPPNTRSVLTTASYEARKFGVRSAMPSSQAVRLCPQLILVPPHFDLYKAESRKVREILQRFTNKIEPLSLDEAYLDVTECTQFGGSATLIAQEIRRLIYTELNLTASAGVAPNKFLAKIASDWKKPNGQFVIRPQDVSAFVKDLPVEKIFGVGKVTAQKMHDLGLYTCGDIQKYTVLELQTWFGSRAQELYDFARGEDHREVITEWERKSLTVEETFNKDLQTLEDCLKTLPPIYEDFLYRLEKGEYQDRIKGIVVKLKFFDFKQTTCEEVFHEVPVIEDFERLLENAWNRRGVPVRLVGLGVRLGSQKKESPRIDSSQLRFAI
- a CDS encoding arsenate reductase family protein, translating into MLKVYEYAKCSTCVKALKILDAKKVKYDKLPIVDKAPSQKELKEMLAALKERGGGIRNLFNTSGLVYKEMKLSEKLPSMTEAEAIKLLSENGKLVKRPFVIGDDIHLVGFKEDEWKKVF
- a CDS encoding agmatinase family protein; protein product: MSEKTVKFDPTTTISAEFGIFGIPMTEEESKVVLVPVPWEVTTSYGEGASRGPQIIRQASEQIDLFDIEVGKAYEVGYHMRDFPEDLCKMNDKFKAVAQELIEMRTNLSEDEAKMNSLAAQVNTACEEMTQWVYDQCSDVLKKGKLLGLVGGDHSTPLGAIRAVSDKFKGDFGVLHIDAHADLRKAYQGFKQSHASIMYNVMTDAKKPKKLVQIGIRDFCEEEYDFSNSREDIKTFYDLDLKRRLLKGETWEQVCKDIIKELPQNVYISFDIDGLDPAFCPHTGTPVPGGLSVDQVFFLFREVHASGRKIIAFDLNEVSTGGLEEHEVEWDGNVGARILYKMCGWLVKSNA